A window from Arcobacter sp. CECT 8983 encodes these proteins:
- the rraA gene encoding ribonuclease E activity regulator RraA — protein MRKYRTADLCDENQDKKIQVLSSSFKNYGGKKRFKGKIKTVKIEKSNWAVIDILKNELGKNKILVIDANEVNYGIVGDKLSNLAEKNQYEAIIVNGYVRDTMETEKFNIGLFALGTCPLRNFDKTPSEIGIDLYFGNVSFKEDDYIYCDEDGIIISNERLM, from the coding sequence ATGAGAAAATATAGAACAGCTGATCTTTGTGATGAAAATCAAGATAAAAAGATTCAAGTATTATCTTCAAGTTTTAAAAACTATGGAGGGAAAAAAAGATTTAAAGGAAAAATAAAAACTGTTAAAATTGAAAAAAGTAATTGGGCAGTAATTGATATATTAAAAAATGAATTAGGTAAAAATAAAATTTTAGTTATTGATGCCAATGAGGTAAATTATGGTATTGTGGGAGACAAATTATCTAATCTTGCAGAAAAAAATCAATATGAAGCAATAATTGTAAATGGATATGTTAGAGATACAATGGAAACAGAAAAATTTAATATTGGACTTTTTGCCCTTGGTACTTGCCCTTTAAGAAATTTTGATAAAACACCATCTGAAATAGGTATTGATTTATACTTTGGAAATGTCTCTTTCAAAGAAGATGATTATATATATTGTGATGAAGATGGAATTATTATTTCAAATGAAAGGCTTATGTAG
- a CDS encoding response regulator transcription factor codes for MRKIYLFTDDLLLAGRWLKLIKQKANILDRLEELESIINSIIIINTSACRDLSENIFRKLIENQNNIMLLDNTPNVLTAKNYLNKGIKAYGNTLMTTSYINSSIDALQKDYIWLLPEISTKLMSEMINSQKTSQEEKIDSIFGVLTTKEKEISKLLKEGYTNKKISEELNISINTVKTHIKKIYEKLNVKDRLSFASLFTN; via the coding sequence ATGAGAAAAATATATTTATTTACTGATGATTTGCTATTAGCTGGAAGATGGTTAAAACTAATTAAACAAAAAGCAAATATACTTGACCGTTTAGAAGAGTTAGAAAGTATAATAAATAGTATTATTATTATCAATACTTCAGCCTGTAGAGACCTATCTGAAAATATATTTAGAAAACTTATAGAAAATCAAAATAATATTATGCTTTTAGATAATACGCCTAATGTTTTAACTGCAAAAAATTATTTAAATAAAGGTATAAAAGCATATGGAAATACTTTGATGACTACTTCATACATAAATTCAAGTATTGATGCTTTACAAAAAGACTATATTTGGTTATTGCCTGAAATATCTACAAAGCTTATGAGTGAAATGATAAATTCACAAAAAACAAGTCAAGAAGAAAAAATTGATTCTATCTTTGGTGTTTTAACTACTAAAGAAAAAGAGATTTCAAAGCTTTTAAAAGAAGGATATACAAATAAAAAAATAAGTGAAGAACTTAATATTTCAATAAATACAGTAAAAACGCATATTAAAAAGATATATGAAAAACTAAATGTAAAAGATAGATTATCTTTTGCATCTTTATTTACAAATTAG
- a CDS encoding type I secretion system permease/ATPase, whose protein sequence is MLHHSYKKDSLLESLVLYTKLFHKPYSAQSLMSGLPIDSNLTEQLLFSTNSSKSLFSRAAQRAGLRTNLIEKSISEILQLQLPIILILSNNNSCILESFVGEDKTKAKIIFPGEEPLEEVVKVEELEKEYLGFAFMVKKVFEYENNNNKTLDLKNHKHWFWNTLGFSRKIYFDCILASILINLFVLATPLFTMNVYDRVIPNNAQETLFVFTIGIVFVFFIDAFLKFLRSYFLEIAGKKSDIIMSSIIFEKVIDLKLQEHPSSVGSFSNNLKSFDSIRSFLTNATLSVLIDFPFSLLFLVVIFYIAGIIVLVPILIILLIVIYALLIKKPLQKSIESTFEASAKKNGILVESLHNIETIKVHGLSSSIQYDWEESTGEIANKSLKSRILSSSIPTVTQLFSGLNTVLIIVLGVYQIQNFELTMGGLIAAMILSGRAIAPMGQIAGLISNYEDAKTSYKMLDEIVNKPLERPLAKEFVKRPSLKGNIEFKNVSFKYPDSQYYALEDVSFNIKEGEKVAFIGKIGSGKSTIAKLILKLYEPESGSILIDGIDISQIDPVDIRKSMGYVPQDINLFRGTIKSNILGPYRFIDDEWLLQCSKISTTDDFVKLHPMGYDMQIGERGLGLSGGQRQSVGIARALISEADVYLFDEPTNAMDQTTENRVLNNLKEDIKNKTLILVTQKMNMLDLTSRIIVMNQGKKVLDGNKQDVIKSLGTTNG, encoded by the coding sequence TTGTTACATCATTCTTATAAAAAAGATTCTCTTTTAGAGTCATTAGTTTTATATACAAAGTTATTTCATAAGCCTTATTCAGCACAATCATTAATGTCAGGTTTGCCAATTGATTCAAACCTGACTGAACAATTACTATTTTCTACAAATAGTTCAAAATCTTTATTTTCAAGGGCTGCTCAAAGAGCAGGATTAAGAACTAATTTAATAGAAAAGTCTATTTCTGAAATCTTACAATTACAACTGCCAATTATACTTATTTTATCAAATAACAACTCGTGTATTTTAGAAAGCTTTGTGGGTGAAGATAAAACAAAAGCAAAAATAATTTTTCCAGGGGAAGAACCTTTAGAAGAGGTTGTAAAAGTAGAAGAACTTGAAAAAGAGTATTTAGGTTTTGCTTTTATGGTAAAAAAAGTTTTTGAGTATGAAAATAATAATAACAAAACTTTAGATTTAAAAAATCATAAACATTGGTTTTGGAATACTTTAGGTTTTTCAAGAAAAATATACTTTGATTGTATTTTAGCATCGATTTTAATAAATTTATTTGTGTTAGCAACACCACTTTTTACAATGAATGTTTATGATAGAGTTATTCCAAATAATGCCCAAGAAACACTTTTTGTATTTACTATAGGAATTGTCTTTGTTTTTTTTATAGATGCTTTTTTGAAATTTTTGCGTTCATATTTTTTAGAAATAGCAGGGAAAAAAAGTGATATTATCATGTCTTCTATTATTTTTGAGAAAGTAATTGACTTAAAGTTACAAGAACATCCAAGTTCTGTTGGTTCTTTTTCTAATAATTTAAAAAGTTTTGATAGTATTAGATCTTTTTTAACAAATGCAACTTTAAGTGTATTGATTGATTTTCCTTTTTCTTTATTGTTTTTAGTAGTTATCTTTTATATTGCAGGAATAATTGTTTTAGTTCCTATATTAATTATTTTATTAATAGTTATATATGCATTATTAATAAAAAAACCACTTCAAAAAAGTATTGAAAGTACCTTTGAAGCAAGTGCAAAGAAAAATGGAATTTTAGTTGAGTCTTTGCATAATATTGAAACAATAAAAGTACATGGTTTAAGTAGTAGTATTCAATATGATTGGGAAGAATCAACGGGAGAGATTGCAAATAAAAGTTTAAAATCAAGAATATTATCTTCTTCTATTCCCACTGTTACACAACTTTTTTCAGGTTTAAATACTGTTCTTATTATTGTACTTGGTGTTTATCAAATACAAAACTTTGAATTAACAATGGGTGGACTTATTGCAGCAATGATTTTATCTGGAAGGGCAATTGCTCCAATGGGACAAATAGCTGGATTAATTTCAAATTATGAAGATGCCAAAACTTCATATAAAATGCTTGATGAAATAGTGAATAAACCTTTAGAAAGACCGTTGGCAAAAGAGTTTGTTAAAAGACCATCCTTAAAAGGAAATATTGAATTTAAGAATGTAAGCTTTAAATATCCAGATTCTCAATATTATGCTTTAGAAGATGTAAGTTTTAACATAAAAGAGGGTGAAAAAGTTGCCTTTATAGGGAAAATCGGTTCTGGTAAAAGTACAATTGCAAAGCTTATTTTAAAGCTATATGAACCAGAAAGTGGGTCTATTTTAATAGATGGAATTGATATCTCTCAAATAGATCCTGTTGATATTAGAAAAAGCATGGGATATGTTCCACAAGATATAAATTTATTTAGAGGAACGATAAAAAGCAATATTCTAGGTCCTTATAGATTTATTGATGATGAGTGGTTATTACAATGTTCAAAAATCTCTACAACTGATGATTTTGTAAAACTTCATCCAATGGGTTATGATATGCAAATAGGTGAAAGAGGTCTTGGTCTTTCAGGAGGACAAAGACAAAGTGTAGGAATTGCAAGGGCATTAATTTCAGAAGCTGATGTGTATCTTTTTGATGAACCTACAAACGCAATGGATCAAACAACTGAAAATAGAGTATTAAATAATCTTAAAGAAGATATCAAAAACAAAACCTTAATTTTAGTAACACAAAAAATGAATATGCTTGATTTAACTTCAAGGATTATAGTTATGAATCAAGGAAAAAAAGTTTTAGATGGCAATAAACAAGATGTTATAAAAAGTTTAGGAACTACAAATGGCTAG
- a CDS encoding ABC transporter substrate-binding protein has translation MFFKLLKYYILIILIPLSLFSKELEKINLQLQWKHQFESAGFYMAKEKSYYKDAGLDVNFLEFKKGMDITNEVLSSRADYGLSFSSIIVDYFNNKPIVLIANFFKQSPLVLVTQDDIKTLNDLKGKKVMGLLDSTHKRTITSMLDKFNIKKDDFINIQREFSLNDFINKKVDAISVFTTNEIYLLDKLGIKYNVFDPAVYTTKFYDSNLFTTIAEVQNNPQRVKKFKEASIKGWKYALENKEETINIILDKYNPQAKTKEELYFEARQIEHLMLTNIYQIGSINLNHLNMIVDDYAQSQLLNKKHKSDIKEFIYDKTNELKVKLNKEEKEYLKNKKELKICIDPNWQPLEMLLNGKHQGISSDYIKSISKALGLPIKLEETSTWSQSIEKIKNKLCDILPLAEKTPNREEYLNFTTPYIITPVVLATKKDQPFMANLEVAKNKKIAVVNNYSIQELFENKFPNIDFKKVDTSLQGLEKVEEGEVFGFLDSFLVVNHELYKSPSKNLAIKGQFNEAIYLSMASRKDEPLLNTILQKGLNSISEEEKNKILYKWTSLEEHENIDYELIFWILFCFILILLLFFYWNLKLKKEIKSRLKVEKKLKDSEARFRILFDIAPILLNQFDENGKVVFWNKECEKVFGYTFDEIKNEEDPLSLFYPDKEIKKEVINSFEVKDGIYKEWSPITKSGKKLTTLWSNIEILNNEVVNFGINITKEREYENSLKTKANQLRLTSNKLQDLNANLEKRIKEETEKNSKYQFKIMEQSKQAQMGEMLENIAHQWRQPLAEINSLILLLDFELTEKELMTEYIEEKLSSIENITNYLSNTINDFRSFFDTNKEAKEFNVYQNTIKALSIFDKRIKVNNVDIKLNIDKSINLFSFPSELNQVLLILINNSIDASIEKSIGSAEIKIYSDNTPDYFYLFVEDNAGGIGKSNIDKIFDPYFTTKHKSKGTGLGLYISKLIVEKLLNGKIKVVNKDKGVSFCLKIPKGRN, from the coding sequence TTGTTTTTTAAACTACTTAAATATTATATATTAATCATCTTAATTCCACTATCTTTATTTTCTAAAGAGTTAGAAAAGATAAATCTTCAGTTGCAATGGAAACATCAATTTGAATCTGCTGGTTTTTATATGGCAAAAGAAAAAAGTTATTATAAAGATGCAGGTTTAGATGTTAATTTTTTAGAGTTTAAAAAGGGTATGGACATAACCAATGAAGTTTTGTCTTCAAGGGCAGACTATGGTTTATCTTTTTCATCTATTATTGTAGATTATTTTAATAATAAACCAATTGTTTTAATAGCAAACTTTTTTAAGCAGTCTCCTTTGGTATTAGTGACTCAAGATGATATTAAAACCTTAAATGATTTAAAAGGTAAAAAGGTGATGGGACTTCTTGATAGTACCCATAAAAGAACAATTACCTCAATGCTTGATAAATTTAATATTAAAAAAGATGATTTTATAAATATACAAAGAGAGTTTTCATTAAATGATTTTATAAATAAAAAAGTAGATGCAATAAGTGTGTTTACAACAAATGAAATATATTTATTAGATAAGTTAGGAATAAAATACAATGTTTTTGACCCAGCAGTGTACACTACAAAATTTTATGACTCAAATTTATTCACAACAATAGCCGAGGTTCAAAATAATCCTCAAAGAGTAAAAAAGTTTAAAGAAGCATCAATCAAAGGTTGGAAGTATGCTTTAGAAAATAAAGAAGAAACGATAAATATTATCTTAGATAAATATAATCCTCAAGCTAAAACAAAAGAAGAACTCTATTTTGAAGCTAGACAAATAGAGCATTTAATGTTAACAAATATATATCAAATTGGAAGTATTAACTTAAATCATTTAAATATGATTGTAGATGATTATGCACAATCACAATTGCTAAATAAAAAGCATAAAAGTGATATTAAAGAGTTTATTTATGACAAAACAAATGAGTTAAAAGTAAAACTAAATAAAGAAGAAAAAGAGTATTTAAAAAATAAAAAAGAGTTAAAGATATGCATCGATCCTAATTGGCAACCTTTAGAAATGCTTTTAAATGGAAAACATCAAGGAATATCATCAGATTATATAAAATCTATTTCGAAAGCTTTAGGTCTTCCTATTAAACTAGAAGAAACTAGTACATGGTCCCAAAGTATTGAAAAAATAAAAAATAAATTATGTGATATTTTGCCCTTGGCTGAAAAGACACCTAATAGAGAAGAGTATTTAAACTTTACAACCCCATATATTATTACACCCGTGGTATTAGCAACAAAAAAAGATCAACCTTTTATGGCAAATTTAGAAGTAGCAAAAAATAAAAAAATTGCAGTAGTAAATAATTACTCAATTCAAGAATTATTTGAAAATAAATTTCCAAATATAGATTTTAAAAAAGTTGATACAAGTTTGCAGGGTTTAGAAAAAGTTGAAGAAGGGGAGGTCTTTGGATTTTTAGATAGTTTTCTAGTAGTAAATCATGAGCTTTATAAAAGTCCTTCAAAAAATCTAGCTATAAAAGGACAGTTTAACGAAGCTATTTACTTAAGTATGGCATCTAGAAAAGATGAACCACTTTTAAATACAATTCTACAAAAAGGCTTAAACTCTATATCTGAAGAAGAAAAGAATAAAATTCTATATAAGTGGACTAGTTTAGAAGAGCATGAGAATATTGATTATGAATTAATTTTTTGGATTTTATTTTGCTTTATCTTGATACTTTTGCTATTTTTTTATTGGAATTTAAAGTTAAAAAAAGAGATAAAGTCTAGGTTAAAAGTAGAAAAAAAATTAAAAGATAGTGAAGCAAGGTTCAGAATACTTTTTGATATCGCGCCAATTCTTTTAAATCAATTTGATGAAAATGGAAAAGTAGTTTTTTGGAATAAAGAGTGTGAAAAGGTATTTGGATATACCTTTGATGAAATAAAAAATGAAGAAGACCCTTTATCTTTATTTTATCCAGATAAAGAGATTAAAAAAGAAGTTATAAATTCATTTGAGGTAAAAGATGGAATATACAAAGAGTGGTCTCCTATAACTAAAAGTGGTAAAAAACTTACAACACTGTGGTCAAATATAGAAATCCTTAATAACGAAGTTGTTAATTTTGGGATTAATATTACAAAAGAAAGAGAATATGAAAACTCTTTAAAAACTAAAGCAAATCAATTAAGGCTTACATCTAATAAACTTCAAGATTTAAATGCTAATTTAGAGAAAAGAATTAAAGAAGAAACAGAAAAGAATTCAAAATATCAATTTAAGATTATGGAACAAAGTAAACAAGCCCAAATGGGTGAAATGCTTGAAAATATTGCCCATCAGTGGAGACAACCACTTGCAGAGATTAATTCATTAATATTGTTGCTAGATTTTGAATTAACAGAAAAAGAACTTATGACTGAATATATAGAAGAAAAGTTATCTAGCATTGAAAATATAACAAATTATTTATCAAATACAATCAATGATTTTAGAAGCTTTTTTGATACAAATAAAGAAGCAAAAGAGTTTAATGTGTATCAAAATACAATAAAAGCTTTAAGTATTTTTGATAAAAGAATTAAAGTAAATAATGTAGATATTAAACTTAATATAGATAAAAGTATAAATTTATTTAGTTTTCCTAGTGAGTTAAACCAAGTATTATTAATACTTATAAATAATTCAATTGATGCCTCTATTGAAAAGAGTATTGGTTCTGCAGAAATTAAAATCTATTCAGATAATACACCAGATTACTTTTACCTTTTTGTAGAAGATAATGCAGGAGGGATTGGTAAGTCAAATATTGATAAAATTTTTGATCCTTATTTTACAACAAAACATAAATCTAAAGGTACAGGATTAGGTCTTTATATCTCAAAACTAATAGTTGAAAAGCTATTAAATGGTAAAATAAAAGTAGTAAATAAAGACAAAGGTGTATCTTTTTGTTTAAAAATACCAAAGGGCAGAAATTGA
- a CDS encoding response regulator transcription factor, whose product MIKENNEKYPYTILFIEDEEIILNNYTTYLKKIFSNVLTARDGEEALKLYNKEKPEIIIADIHIPKINGLTLLEMIREKDLDVKLIVLTGHVTTKFLLQATSLKLINYLQKPISRLKLKESLNKAIEEISNYKLVKIQNIELKNGYSWDIRNKILKRKEELIELTKKETLLLELLFSSVEKVFSYDEILYQVWNDFDDEGNINSLKNLVRRLRLKLPEETLENVFKEGYRIKIK is encoded by the coding sequence TTGATTAAAGAAAATAATGAAAAATATCCTTATACTATTTTATTTATTGAGGATGAAGAAATTATTTTAAATAACTATACTACATATTTAAAAAAGATATTTTCAAATGTTCTTACTGCAAGAGATGGAGAAGAGGCTTTAAAATTATACAATAAAGAGAAACCTGAAATAATAATTGCAGATATTCATATTCCAAAAATTAATGGCTTAACTTTATTAGAAATGATTAGAGAAAAAGATTTAGATGTTAAACTTATTGTTTTAACAGGTCATGTTACAACAAAATTCTTACTTCAAGCTACATCTTTAAAATTAATAAATTATTTGCAAAAACCAATTTCAAGGTTGAAATTAAAAGAGTCTTTGAATAAAGCAATTGAAGAGATATCAAATTATAAACTTGTAAAAATTCAAAATATAGAACTAAAAAATGGATATTCTTGGGATATTAGAAATAAAATTTTAAAAAGAAAAGAAGAATTAATAGAACTTACAAAGAAAGAGACACTATTGCTTGAGCTTTTATTTAGTAGTGTTGAAAAAGTTTTTTCTTATGATGAAATACTTTATCAAGTTTGGAATGATTTTGATGATGAAGGTAATATAAACTCTCTTAAAAACTTAGTTAGAAGGCTAAGGCTTAAACTTCCAGAAGAAACATTAGAAAATGTTTTCAAAGAAGGTTATAGAATAAAAATTAAATAA
- a CDS encoding HlyD family type I secretion periplasmic adaptor subunit has translation MASFKEIKETFFNDNLPKIKKDLNNRDLEYMQSLSSAVIHNRPKKLHWVLVSFAVTIVFFIIWAAFAQIDEIARGQGKVVPSGQNQILQNLEGGIVSEILIKEGDFVKKDQILLKISNEKSSSSLVSSEIKILYLKAQIKRLEAELAQIDFQYEETEDKDLNDFLANEKELFLSNMKQLDSKVQILKEQLKQKRSDLNDAKQTIKHLKFSAQAIDKEVKMTEPMVKRGIRAEVDFLKLQREFSDAKQKLQSAIHTVNKIKSEIVEIEKKIEEVSEIYKAKTQEKLNEITTSLKDLEANTVASQDQVSRAIIKSPSNGIVQTLHVNTIGGAIKPAQDLIEIVPTDYNLIVEVKILPSDIAFIYQGQKAVVKFSAYDFSIYGGLDGKVINISPDTITEKDNKTYYLVRIKTNKNFIGTEEKKMKIIPGMVADVDIITGKKSILDYILKPILKIKQYTFTER, from the coding sequence ATGGCTAGTTTTAAAGAAATTAAAGAGACTTTTTTTAATGATAATCTTCCAAAAATAAAAAAAGATTTGAATAATCGTGACCTTGAATATATGCAAAGTTTAAGTTCAGCAGTAATTCATAATAGACCTAAAAAACTCCATTGGGTATTGGTATCTTTTGCAGTAACAATTGTATTTTTTATAATTTGGGCAGCATTTGCACAAATTGATGAGATAGCAAGAGGGCAAGGAAAAGTAGTACCTAGCGGACAAAATCAAATTCTTCAAAATCTTGAAGGAGGTATTGTTTCAGAGATATTAATAAAAGAGGGTGACTTTGTAAAAAAAGACCAAATATTATTAAAAATTAGTAATGAAAAATCTTCTTCAAGTTTGGTTTCAAGTGAAATAAAAATACTATACCTAAAGGCACAAATAAAAAGATTAGAAGCAGAGTTAGCTCAAATAGATTTCCAATATGAAGAAACTGAAGATAAAGATTTAAATGACTTTTTAGCAAATGAAAAAGAGTTGTTTTTAAGTAATATGAAGCAGTTAGATTCAAAAGTTCAAATCTTAAAAGAACAACTTAAACAAAAACGAAGTGATCTAAATGATGCTAAACAAACAATAAAACATCTTAAGTTCTCAGCACAAGCTATTGATAAAGAAGTAAAAATGACTGAACCAATGGTAAAAAGAGGAATTCGTGCAGAAGTTGATTTTTTAAAGCTGCAAAGAGAATTTAGTGATGCGAAACAAAAGCTTCAAAGTGCTATTCATACAGTAAATAAAATAAAATCAGAAATAGTAGAAATAGAAAAGAAAATAGAAGAAGTCAGTGAAATATATAAAGCAAAAACACAAGAAAAATTAAATGAAATAACAACTTCACTTAAAGATTTAGAAGCAAATACTGTAGCTTCACAGGATCAAGTTTCAAGGGCTATTATTAAATCTCCATCTAATGGTATTGTGCAAACACTTCATGTAAATACAATTGGAGGGGCAATAAAACCTGCACAGGATTTAATAGAAATAGTTCCAACTGATTATAATTTAATAGTGGAAGTTAAAATTTTACCTTCTGATATTGCTTTTATTTATCAAGGACAAAAAGCAGTAGTAAAATTTTCTGCATATGATTTTTCTATTTACGGTGGTTTAGATGGTAAGGTTATAAATATTTCACCAGATACAATAACTGAAAAAGATAATAAAACATACTATCTAGTAAGAATAAAAACTAATAAAAACTTTATTGGAACAGAAGAAAAGAAGATGAAGATTATACCTGGAATGGTAGCTGATGTTGATATTATTACAGGTAAAAAATCTATTTTAGACTATATTTTAAAACCAATACTAAAAATAAAACAGTATACCTTTACGGAAAGATAA
- a CDS encoding TolC family outer membrane protein produces MKKTVLSIITSGLLLVGNNLSALTLEDSVKEAINTNPVVKERLKNIREVQQDLNIVEAEWLPSLDYTASFGRNNAGDIKDYEENSKYKNNVADHTYNHYTHSLKLTQNIFNGFSTSNKIDYQKSRILAAAHHYVENANDIAFQMVGSYLDSIRSYRLLQNARDNVKVNEKIYEDVQSLFNSGLTTKSEMTKIRSSLALAESNLVVQQNNMIDKGFRFKRLLGRSVNISKLSLPKLDLAMPESLERATMVAIKNNPSILVSNYNIKGAQSLYREKKSKFYPKVDFEIEQLYNDIDSPSDYTIDSADDRTRAYVKLSWNLYKGGAHEADIQKSRSSINKEVEIQRDLKRQTIESLELSWSAYEMLSKQLEELYKYYEYSEETLASYQSEYEMGRRTLLDLLSAQNDLINSKTQIINAQTDKLFAQYRILDAMGLLVNSILDENSYQAIVQPVNKPFEIVEDELPIKLDVDSDGVVDAIDICDNSLTGDNIKPTGCIQVEPDTDFDGVPNTKDTCPTTTLGAIVDEKGCALEDGKNRFEVEQSLYLDEVPKYTSNSPKKDEKFGLYDYEFNVAANKNVESTKLDKHLMYDNFELIKRFDFINMNNFDSKNNNIKEIAKIINSYDRDDITVTVIGHTKNMENDEKSYNEALTYAKTITKLLIDNNVKEDLIVPQSRVYHDNLYLETDKHNLNNVVAVALYVPKIVILDDDNDGVRNELDKCLNTKAGYTVDKDGCTNKINLEVLFENDSSKIKEQTVSKVKAFAQFLVDNKEFNTVITGHASKDSVNSSIKYNKDLSEKRANAIKTFLISNGVDNSRIMAQGKGFSEPVADNSTKEGRALNRRIEAELINVNKK; encoded by the coding sequence ATGAAAAAAACAGTACTAAGTATAATAACTAGTGGTCTTTTACTAGTTGGGAATAATTTAAGCGCACTTACACTTGAAGATAGTGTAAAAGAAGCAATAAATACAAATCCTGTCGTAAAAGAAAGATTAAAAAATATAAGAGAAGTACAACAAGATTTAAATATAGTAGAGGCTGAGTGGCTTCCTTCTTTAGATTATACTGCATCATTTGGAAGAAATAATGCAGGTGATATTAAAGATTATGAAGAAAATAGTAAGTATAAAAATAATGTAGCAGATCATACTTATAATCATTATACACATTCATTAAAATTAACACAAAATATTTTTAATGGTTTTAGTACATCAAATAAAATAGACTATCAAAAGTCAAGAATCTTAGCAGCAGCACATCATTATGTAGAAAATGCTAATGATATAGCTTTTCAAATGGTAGGTTCTTATTTAGATTCAATTAGAAGTTACAGATTACTTCAAAATGCAAGAGACAATGTAAAAGTAAATGAAAAGATATATGAAGATGTACAATCATTGTTTAATAGTGGGCTTACTACAAAATCAGAGATGACAAAGATTAGATCTTCTTTAGCTCTTGCTGAGTCTAATTTAGTAGTACAGCAAAATAATATGATTGATAAAGGTTTTAGATTTAAAAGATTATTAGGAAGAAGTGTAAATATTTCAAAACTATCTTTACCTAAACTTGATTTAGCAATGCCAGAAAGCTTAGAAAGAGCAACTATGGTAGCTATTAAAAATAATCCTTCTATATTAGTAAGTAACTATAATATAAAAGGTGCTCAAAGTTTATATAGAGAGAAAAAAAGTAAATTTTATCCAAAAGTGGATTTTGAAATTGAGCAACTTTATAATGATATTGATAGTCCAAGTGACTATACAATTGACAGCGCAGATGATAGAACAAGAGCATATGTAAAACTATCATGGAACCTTTACAAAGGTGGAGCACACGAAGCTGATATTCAAAAAAGTAGAAGTTCTATTAATAAAGAAGTAGAAATTCAAAGAGATTTAAAAAGACAAACTATTGAAAGTTTAGAACTATCATGGTCTGCATACGAAATGTTATCAAAACAGTTAGAAGAGTTATATAAATATTATGAATATAGTGAAGAAACACTAGCTAGTTATCAAAGTGAATATGAGATGGGAAGAAGAACATTACTTGATTTACTTTCAGCTCAAAATGACTTAATCAACTCTAAAACTCAAATTATCAATGCACAAACAGATAAACTTTTTGCACAATATAGAATATTAGATGCAATGGGATTATTAGTTAACTCTATTTTAGATGAAAATTCATATCAAGCAATTGTTCAGCCAGTTAATAAACCATTTGAAATTGTTGAAGATGAACTACCAATTAAATTAGATGTTGATTCTGATGGTGTTGTTGATGCAATTGATATTTGTGACAATTCTTTAACAGGCGATAATATAAAACCTACAGGTTGTATTCAAGTAGAACCTGATACAGATTTTGACGGTGTACCAAATACAAAAGATACTTGTCCTACTACTACTCTTGGTGCAATTGTTGATGAAAAAGGGTGTGCACTTGAAGATGGAAAAAATAGATTTGAAGTTGAGCAAAGTTTATATCTAGATGAAGTTCCTAAGTACACTTCTAATAGTCCTAAAAAAGATGAAAAATTTGGTCTTTATGATTATGAGTTTAATGTAGCAGCAAATAAAAATGTTGAATCAACAAAACTAGATAAACACCTAATGTATGATAATTTTGAATTAATAAAAAGATTTGATTTCATTAATATGAATAACTTTGATTCAAAGAATAATAATATAAAAGAAATTGCTAAGATAATTAATTCATATGATAGAGATGATATTACTGTAACTGTAATTGGACACACAAAAAATATGGAAAATGATGAGAAAAGTTATAATGAAGCTTTAACTTATGCTAAAACTATCACAAAACTGTTAATTGATAATAATGTAAAAGAAGATTTAATAGTTCCACAATCAAGAGTTTACCATGACAATTTATATCTAGAGACTGATAAACATAATCTAAACAATGTTGTTGCAGTTGCATTATATGTGCCAAAAATTGTAATCCTTGATGATGATAATGATGGTGTAAGAAATGAATTAGATAAATGTCTAAATACAAAAGCAGGATATACAGTAGATAAAGATGGTTGTACAAATAAGATTAATCTTGAAGTATTATTTGAAAATGATTCATCAAAAATAAAAGAACAAACAGTTTCTAAAGTAAAAGCTTTTGCTCAATTTTTAGTTGATAATAAAGAGTTCAATACAGTTATCACTGGACATGCAAGTAAAGATAGTGTAAATAGTTCAATAAAGTATAATAAAGATCTATCAGAAAAAAGAGCAAATGCCATTAAAACATTTCTTATCTCAAATGGAGTTGATAATTCAAGAATAATGGCTCAAGGGAAAGGTTTCTCTGAGCCAGTTGCTGATAATAGTACAAAAGAAGGAAGAGCTTTAAATAGAAGAATTGAAGCTGAATTAATTAATGTAAATAAAAAGTAG